The Solibacillus daqui genome has a segment encoding these proteins:
- a CDS encoding acetyl-CoA C-acetyltransferase → MSRTVILDGARTPFGKFGGALSVLTASDLGGIAIQAALSKANVDTEEVGEVIMGTVLQAGQGQIPSRQAATKAGIPWTVKTETINKVCASGMRSVTLADQLIRLGDEETIVAGGMESMSNAPYYMPKGRFGLRMGDASLVDGMIYDGLSCAFHPKQVHMGIYGNETANKFTVSRDAQDAWAVRSHSKALEAIETGKFAEEIVAVEIPQRKGDSIVVAQDEAPRVGTTMETLAKLKSAFSQDGTITAGNAPGVNDGACALVLMNEEKAKQDNRPILATILGHAEVGVAPEDFPQTPGLVINELLQKTGKSLEEIDLFEINEAFAAVALVSNQIAGLDAEKVNVNGGAVALGHPIGASGARIILTLAYELKRRGGGLGIAAICSGGGQGDAVLIEVSN, encoded by the coding sequence TTGTCGAGAACAGTCATTTTAGATGGGGCAAGAACGCCATTCGGTAAATTTGGCGGTGCATTAAGTGTATTAACTGCAAGCGATTTAGGTGGTATTGCCATACAAGCTGCTTTATCAAAGGCAAATGTTGATACAGAAGAAGTCGGAGAAGTGATTATGGGGACTGTTTTACAAGCGGGACAAGGGCAAATTCCATCTCGTCAAGCAGCGACAAAAGCAGGTATCCCATGGACTGTGAAAACAGAAACGATTAACAAAGTATGTGCATCAGGCATGCGTAGTGTGACGTTAGCTGATCAGCTCATTCGTTTAGGGGACGAAGAGACAATTGTAGCAGGTGGCATGGAATCGATGTCAAATGCACCGTACTATATGCCGAAAGGCCGCTTTGGTTTACGCATGGGTGATGCGAGTTTAGTAGATGGCATGATTTATGATGGCTTGTCTTGTGCATTTCATCCAAAGCAAGTGCATATGGGGATTTACGGCAACGAAACCGCTAACAAATTCACAGTCTCTCGTGATGCGCAAGATGCATGGGCAGTACGTAGTCATAGTAAGGCTTTGGAAGCAATTGAAACAGGGAAATTTGCTGAGGAAATTGTTGCAGTCGAAATTCCGCAGCGTAAAGGAGACTCAATCGTAGTCGCACAAGATGAAGCACCACGAGTAGGCACAACAATGGAAACGCTTGCAAAATTAAAATCAGCCTTTAGTCAAGACGGTACGATTACGGCAGGGAATGCACCTGGTGTCAATGATGGAGCATGTGCGTTAGTACTAATGAATGAAGAGAAAGCGAAGCAAGATAATCGCCCGATACTCGCAACGATTTTAGGTCATGCAGAAGTGGGTGTTGCACCAGAGGATTTCCCGCAAACGCCTGGGCTTGTCATTAATGAGCTATTACAGAAAACAGGGAAGTCACTTGAGGAAATCGATTTATTTGAAATAAACGAAGCGTTTGCGGCAGTAGCGCTTGTTAGTAATCAAATTGCAGGGTTAGATGCAGAAAAAGTCAATGTGAATGGCGGCGCGGTGGCACTTGGTCATCCAATTGGTGCAAGTGGCGCGCGTATTATTTTAACGCTTGCCTATGAATTAAAGCGTCGCGGTGGGGGCCTAGGGATTGCCGCGATTTGTTCAGGTGGCGGTCAAGGAGATGCGGTATTAATTGAAGTATCAAATTAA
- a CDS encoding heterodisulfide reductase-related iron-sulfur binding cluster encodes MNTFLIINWIAFIAVLAYALGLFAYLLKTRYAYVQLGRKEEFNIKMSQRINDIVEKVFGQSKLLKDKKMGLVHVLFFYGFLMVQLGAIDLIWKGLAPGSHIPLGGLYPMFTFTQEIVVLTILIAVAVAFYRRYLEKLVRLKQGFKNGLVYLFLSVLMFATLFGNGFYLIWQDHGLSGSEPVASAIAWIFQWMSPTIAAVGFFIMWWAHLLALLSFLVYLPQGKHFHLITSILNVYFNRQDRIGTLRPIDFAALEEAEDEESMPPLGVGKVQDFTQKQMLDLYSCVECGRCTNMCPATGTGKMLSPMDLIVKLRDHLTFTGAVETKQKPWVPFQFFNNTQGNQLAMAAGAEGAVIENIYSPSLIGDVITEEEIWACTTCRNCEDQCPVMNEHVDKIIDLRRYLTMTEGKVNPDAQRAMTNIERQGNPWGLNRKEKENWRELDETVTIPTVKELKKSGEEMEYLFWVGSMGSFDNRSQKIALAFARLMNQAGVKFAILGNKEKNSGDTPRRLGNEFLFQEIAGENIAEFEKNNVTKIVTIDPHAYNIFKNEYQDFGWKGEVLHHTELLYDLVQAGRLTMNHRVDETIVFHDSCYLGRYNDVYDPPREILKGIPGVKLVEMARNREEGMCCGAGGGLMWMEEHVGNRINVARTEQAIATQASVISSGCPYCLTMLSDGTKAKEVEDTVGTYDIAELLERAVFGTPQAAPVEEVVEEVEVASDVEEEPVTAVQPEVVSEEVATAEEIQQVIGTENVSLNEENKN; translated from the coding sequence ATGAATACATTTTTAATTATTAACTGGATTGCATTCATCGCTGTGTTGGCGTATGCGCTTGGTTTATTCGCATATTTGTTAAAAACACGATACGCCTATGTTCAATTAGGTCGTAAAGAAGAATTCAATATTAAAATGTCGCAGCGTATTAATGACATCGTAGAAAAAGTATTTGGTCAATCGAAATTATTGAAAGATAAAAAGATGGGTCTTGTACACGTACTATTTTTCTATGGATTCCTAATGGTGCAGCTTGGTGCGATTGATTTAATTTGGAAGGGGTTAGCACCAGGTTCACACATTCCATTAGGCGGCTTATATCCAATGTTTACATTTACGCAGGAAATTGTCGTTTTAACAATTTTAATTGCGGTAGCTGTCGCATTTTACCGTCGTTATTTAGAAAAATTAGTTCGTTTGAAACAAGGGTTTAAAAACGGTTTAGTATATTTATTCTTATCGGTGTTAATGTTTGCGACATTGTTCGGGAATGGCTTTTATTTAATTTGGCAAGACCATGGCTTATCAGGTTCTGAGCCAGTTGCTTCGGCCATAGCATGGATATTCCAGTGGATGAGTCCAACGATTGCGGCAGTAGGTTTCTTCATCATGTGGTGGGCGCACTTACTAGCATTACTGTCGTTCCTTGTATACCTTCCACAAGGCAAGCACTTCCACTTAATTACGTCGATTTTAAATGTTTACTTCAACCGTCAAGATAGAATCGGTACATTACGTCCGATTGACTTCGCGGCATTAGAGGAAGCAGAAGATGAAGAAAGTATGCCACCACTTGGCGTAGGGAAAGTTCAAGATTTCACGCAAAAGCAAATGTTGGATTTATATTCTTGCGTAGAATGTGGGCGTTGTACAAATATGTGCCCAGCTACAGGAACAGGGAAAATGCTGTCACCAATGGACTTAATCGTTAAATTACGTGATCATTTAACATTCACTGGTGCGGTGGAAACAAAGCAAAAGCCTTGGGTACCGTTTCAATTCTTTAACAACACACAGGGGAATCAGTTAGCAATGGCTGCTGGTGCTGAAGGTGCGGTTATTGAAAACATCTATAGCCCATCATTAATTGGTGATGTGATTACAGAAGAAGAAATTTGGGCTTGTACAACATGCCGTAACTGTGAAGATCAATGTCCAGTAATGAATGAGCATGTCGATAAAATTATCGATTTACGTCGTTATTTAACGATGACAGAAGGGAAAGTAAACCCAGATGCACAGCGCGCGATGACAAATATCGAGCGTCAAGGCAATCCGTGGGGCTTAAACCGTAAAGAAAAAGAAAATTGGCGTGAGCTTGATGAAACCGTTACTATTCCTACAGTAAAAGAACTGAAAAAGTCAGGCGAAGAAATGGAATATTTATTCTGGGTTGGTTCTATGGGTTCATTCGACAACCGTTCACAAAAAATTGCGCTAGCATTTGCACGTTTAATGAACCAAGCAGGTGTAAAGTTTGCGATTTTAGGTAACAAGGAAAAGAACTCGGGAGATACACCACGCCGCTTAGGGAATGAATTCTTATTCCAAGAAATTGCTGGGGAAAATATTGCAGAGTTCGAGAAAAATAATGTCACAAAAATCGTAACAATTGATCCGCATGCATACAATATTTTTAAAAATGAATACCAGGATTTCGGCTGGAAAGGTGAAGTCCTGCACCATACGGAATTATTATACGATTTAGTGCAAGCTGGTCGTTTAACAATGAATCACCGTGTTGATGAAACAATTGTGTTCCATGATTCATGTTACTTAGGTCGTTACAACGATGTTTATGATCCGCCTCGTGAAATTTTAAAAGGCATTCCAGGTGTGAAGCTTGTTGAAATGGCACGTAACCGTGAAGAAGGAATGTGCTGTGGCGCAGGTGGTGGTTTAATGTGGATGGAAGAACATGTGGGTAACCGTATTAATGTTGCACGAACTGAGCAAGCAATCGCGACACAAGCTTCGGTTATTTCTTCAGGCTGTCCGTACTGCTTAACAATGCTTTCAGATGGTACGAAGGCGAAGGAAGTAGAGGATACAGTAGGCACGTACGATATTGCAGAGCTATTAGAGCGTGCGGTATTCGGTACACCTCAAGCGGCACCGGTTGAAGAAGTAGTGGAAGAAGTAGAAGTTGCATCTGATGTAGAAGAAGAACCAGTGACAGCTGTTCAACCAGAAGTAGTTTCTGAAGAAGTAGCTACTGCAGAAGAAATTCAACAAGTTATCGGAACGGAAAATGTGTCATTAAACGAAGAAAATAAGAATTAG
- a CDS encoding cob(I)yrinic acid a,c-diamide adenosyltransferase → MKLYTKQGDTGKTSIIGGRVDKDHLRVEAYGTIDELNSFIGKAISELDPDKFKDVIKDLTAIQHELFDGGGDLANVMKERHYKLTEQPITILEGRIDVLSDEAPPLKRFILPGGAPAAATLHIARTVARRAERQTVSLTKEIKDVSPVVQKYLNRLSDYLFAAARVVNHRLGIQDVEYIRSADVFK, encoded by the coding sequence ATGAAATTATATACGAAGCAAGGTGACACGGGGAAAACTAGTATTATTGGAGGCCGTGTTGACAAAGACCATTTACGTGTCGAGGCATATGGTACGATTGATGAATTAAATTCATTTATCGGAAAAGCAATTTCAGAGTTAGATCCAGACAAGTTTAAAGATGTCATTAAAGATTTAACAGCCATTCAGCACGAGCTATTCGACGGTGGAGGCGACTTAGCAAATGTCATGAAAGAGCGCCATTACAAGCTGACAGAACAACCTATTACTATTTTAGAAGGGCGAATTGATGTACTTTCAGATGAGGCGCCACCATTAAAACGTTTTATTCTGCCAGGTGGTGCACCAGCAGCAGCAACGCTTCATATCGCCCGTACTGTAGCACGTCGAGCTGAACGTCAAACGGTGTCATTAACGAAGGAAATTAAAGATGTTTCACCAGTTGTGCAAAAATATTTAAACCGTTTATCGGATTATTTATTTGCAGCTGCACGAGTTGTTAATCACCGTTTAGGGATTCAGGACGTCGAATATATTCGTAGTGCAGATGTATTTAAATAA
- a CDS encoding FecCD family ABC transporter permease — MRSKYSIAYFSSIGLLLGSMWLGISFGSVDIPLSTLWDKTTDPVAYSILWKIRMPRVILAALIGAALAIAGAAFQGLLKNPLADPYTLGVSSGASVGAVMTIFLGISLPVLGAFTLPIFSMLGAAITMVIVLLFARLVDRTMKMETLILTGIIFSSFLGACISLMVALTGEQLREIIGWLLGSVSMRGWPYVRMVVPFIIIGTLIIWLNRRELNAMIYGEERAQYLGVNVKRSKYMILAGGSILTGAAVAASGTIGFVGLVVPHMIRIVIGADHRHLLSLSFLNGASLLVICDLVSRTIIAPVELPIGVITSFIGAPVFAYIFFKQRRKGVA; from the coding sequence ATGAGAAGTAAATATTCAATCGCTTATTTTTCATCGATTGGATTGCTATTAGGTAGTATGTGGCTCGGTATTTCATTTGGCTCGGTCGATATTCCGTTATCCACTCTGTGGGATAAAACGACAGACCCGGTTGCGTACAGCATTCTATGGAAAATCCGAATGCCACGTGTTATTTTAGCGGCACTTATTGGGGCAGCGCTTGCGATTGCGGGTGCTGCTTTCCAAGGGTTACTTAAAAACCCGTTAGCTGACCCGTATACACTAGGCGTTTCTTCAGGTGCTTCAGTTGGTGCAGTAATGACAATTTTTTTAGGCATATCCTTACCTGTACTGGGTGCGTTTACGCTACCGATTTTTAGTATGCTAGGTGCGGCTATAACAATGGTTATCGTGCTCCTATTCGCCCGTTTAGTAGACCGTACTATGAAAATGGAAACACTTATTTTAACAGGGATTATTTTTAGTTCTTTTTTAGGTGCTTGTATTTCATTAATGGTGGCATTAACAGGTGAGCAGCTACGTGAAATTATTGGCTGGTTGCTTGGCAGTGTGTCAATGCGTGGCTGGCCGTATGTGAGAATGGTTGTTCCATTTATAATAATTGGCACGTTGATTATTTGGCTGAATCGTCGGGAGTTAAATGCGATGATTTATGGGGAGGAGCGCGCACAATATTTAGGGGTCAATGTTAAGCGCAGTAAATATATGATTTTAGCAGGTGGCTCGATTTTGACGGGTGCTGCGGTTGCAGCATCAGGAACGATTGGTTTTGTTGGGTTAGTTGTTCCGCATATGATACGTATTGTAATCGGTGCTGATCATCGCCATTTGCTTAGCCTGTCATTTTTAAATGGTGCGAGTTTGCTCGTAATTTGTGATTTAGTGTCGCGTACGATTATCGCGCCTGTCGAATTGCCGATTGGTGTCATCACGTCATTTATAGGTGCCCCAGTATTTGCGTATATTTTCTTCAAGCAACGTAGAAAGGGTGTCGCATAA
- a CDS encoding adenosylcobinamide amidohydrolase, whose product MLKVNDLSGGYSGKSIVKNVTFHVKKGRILGILGPNGSGKSTLLKMISGIISPTAGEVLIENQPIKSYDVKQLAKKMAVLPQLNASTFSNLVYDAVSLGRYPHQTGFFSSWSDEDECMVQQAMESTGVTGYKEHYLEFLSGGEQQRVFIAQALAQNSELLLLDEPTNHLDIAHQKQILDMIRLQVEQHGLTVVSIFHDINLASLYCDELLLLEDGEVRAFGLPHEVILEEQIADVYKARIATYPHPEVPKPQITMLPTNELQRKEVQIQVSDFSITKEYIQLKVSSPLKVISSAVHNAGIGWYDTFLNRSIAPNYDIYHVKDETVNFLVANHFAPTSTVVMLTAVETKCVEIQSFTQSELEIIIMVTAGVGNSVDVTKTYLREEKPHAGTINTWVFINGKLTDEAFIQAMITATEAKTKALADQQIKDSVTGTIATSTATDSLLIAATQHGQEMQYAGPITEVGKLIGRGVFETTVAAIKKYKELQNS is encoded by the coding sequence ATGTTAAAGGTAAATGACTTAAGCGGTGGCTATAGTGGCAAGAGCATTGTGAAAAACGTGACGTTTCACGTGAAAAAAGGTCGAATTTTAGGGATACTTGGTCCGAATGGTAGTGGGAAATCGACATTGTTAAAAATGATTAGTGGCATTATTAGTCCGACTGCTGGTGAAGTATTGATCGAAAACCAACCGATTAAAAGCTATGACGTTAAGCAATTGGCAAAAAAAATGGCGGTACTACCACAGTTAAACGCGAGTACATTTTCAAATCTTGTGTATGATGCGGTTTCATTAGGTCGTTACCCGCATCAAACTGGGTTTTTTTCGAGTTGGTCGGATGAGGATGAATGCATGGTACAGCAGGCTATGGAAAGCACCGGTGTTACAGGTTACAAAGAGCATTATTTGGAGTTTTTGTCTGGCGGTGAACAGCAGCGAGTGTTTATTGCGCAGGCACTTGCACAAAATTCCGAGCTACTACTGCTTGATGAGCCAACGAACCATTTAGATATTGCGCATCAAAAACAAATTTTAGATATGATTCGTTTACAAGTTGAACAGCATGGATTAACGGTTGTGTCGATTTTCCATGATATCAATTTAGCTTCGTTATATTGTGATGAATTATTACTTTTAGAAGACGGCGAAGTGCGAGCATTTGGTTTGCCACATGAAGTTATTCTGGAAGAGCAAATTGCGGATGTGTATAAAGCTCGTATCGCAACGTACCCACATCCCGAAGTACCAAAGCCACAAATTACAATGCTACCTACAAACGAATTACAGCGTAAAGAAGTACAAATTCAAGTATCTGATTTTTCGATTACAAAAGAGTACATTCAATTAAAAGTCAGTTCACCACTAAAGGTAATTTCGTCTGCAGTCCATAATGCAGGAATTGGTTGGTATGATACGTTTTTAAATCGCTCCATTGCACCAAATTATGATATATATCATGTAAAAGATGAGACGGTTAACTTTTTAGTAGCAAATCATTTTGCACCAACGAGTACAGTTGTTATGCTGACGGCTGTTGAAACAAAATGTGTTGAAATTCAGTCATTTACACAAAGTGAATTAGAAATTATCATTATGGTAACAGCTGGTGTTGGTAATAGTGTAGATGTAACGAAAACCTATTTACGCGAAGAGAAGCCACATGCTGGAACAATTAATACATGGGTATTTATAAACGGCAAATTGACAGATGAAGCGTTTATTCAAGCGATGATTACCGCGACAGAAGCAAAAACAAAAGCGCTCGCAGATCAGCAAATTAAAGATTCTGTTACTGGAACGATTGCAACGAGTACCGCAACAGATAGTTTACTCATTGCGGCAACACAGCACGGTCAAGAGATGCAATACGCAGGGCCCATCACAGAAGTCGGTAAATTAATTGGGCGAGGTGTTTTCGAAACAACGGTAGCGGCGATAAAAAAATATAAGGAATTACAAAATTCGTGA